The following proteins are co-located in the Ruminococcaceae bacterium KH2T8 genome:
- a CDS encoding Acetyltransferase (GNAT) family protein yields the protein MNIEYTEELNDEIYDLIGDGFNKYADEHDTECNYREFAFVAREGDELAGVVTCNTLYKEIRVHDLIIAEKYRRHRLGSAMLKAIEDHFKDKGFDNINLTTYAFQAPEFYKKCGYELEFVRKNKTDPKLDKYFFAKYF from the coding sequence ATGAATATTGAATATACCGAAGAGCTGAATGATGAGATCTATGACCTTATAGGTGACGGATTTAACAAATACGCCGATGAACACGACACCGAGTGTAATTACCGTGAGTTCGCTTTCGTTGCACGCGAAGGCGATGAGCTCGCGGGTGTCGTAACGTGTAATACGCTGTATAAGGAAATCCGTGTTCACGACCTGATCATCGCAGAGAAGTATCGTCGTCACAGATTAGGCAGTGCGATGCTCAAGGCGATAGAGGATCACTTTAAAGATAAAGGGTTCGATAACATAAATCTCACCACTTACGCATTTCAGGCTCCGGAGTTTTATAAGAAGTGCGGATACGAGCTCGAGTTTGTACGTAAGAATAAGACTGACCCGAAGCTCGATAAGTACTTTTTCGCTAAATACTTTTAA